Proteins encoded together in one Benincasa hispida cultivar B227 chromosome 1, ASM972705v1, whole genome shotgun sequence window:
- the LOC120083228 gene encoding DEAD-box ATP-dependent RNA helicase 8, with translation MNNRGRYPPGIGAGRGGGVNANPSFQSRPHQQQYVQRNLVPNQQYQQQHHQNQHQHQQLQQHQQWLKRNQLGGGPADSNVDEVEKTVQSEAVDSSSQDWKARLKIPPPDTRYKTEDVTATKGNEFEDYFLKRELLMGIYEKGFERPSPIQEESIPIALTGSDILARAKNGTGKTAAFCIPALEKIDQDNNVIQVVILVPTRELALQTSQVCKELGKNLNIQVMVTTGGTSLKDDIMRLYQPVHLLVGTPGRILDLAKKGVCVLKDCSMLIMDEADKLLSPEFQPSIEHLIRFLPANRQILMYSATFPVTVKDFKDRYLHKPYIINLMDELTLKGITQFYAFVEERQKVHCLNTLFSKLQINQSIIFCNSVNRVELLAKKITELGYSCFYIHAKMLQDHRNRVFHDFRNGACRNLVCTDLFTRGIDIQAVNVVINFDFPKNSETYLHRVGRSGRFGHLGLAVNLITYEDRFNLYRIEQELGTEIKQIPPHIDQAIYCR, from the exons ATGAACAACAGGGGAAGGTATCCACCTGGGATCGGCGCTGGACGGGGCGGAGGCGTGAATGCGAACCCTTCGTTTCAGTCAAGGCCACACCAGCAGCAATACGTACAAAGAAATTTGGTGCCCAATCAGCAGTATCAACAACAGCACCATCAGAACCAACACCAACACCAACAGCTTCAACAACACCAACAGTGGCTGAAAAGGAACCAGTTAGGTGGCGGTCCTGCCGATTCCAACGTTGACGAGGTTGAGAAGACCGTGCAGTCGGAGGCTGTTGACTCGAG TTCACAAGATTGGAAGGCAAGGCTAAAGATTCCACCACCCGATACACGCTATAAAACAGAG GATGTGACGGCTACCAAGGGAAATGAATTCGAGGACTATTTTTTAAAACGTGAATTACTCATGGGAATTTATGAGAAAGGCTTTGAAAGACCATCTCCTATTCAAGAAGAAAGTATTCCAATTGCTTTAACTGGTAGTGATATTCTTGCTAGAGCAAAGAATGGAACTGGAAAGACAGCTGCATTTTGCATTCCCGCCTTGGAAAAGATTGATCAGGATAACAATGTGATCCAAG TTGTTATCCTTGTTCCCACTCGAGAGTTGGCTCTTCAAACTTCACAAGTTTGTAAGGAACTCGGGaaaaatttgaatattcaaGTTATGGTTACGACAGGTGGTACCAGTTTAAAGGATGATATTATGCGATTATATCAACCAGTTCATTTATTAGTTGGAACTCCTGGAAGAATATTAGATCTTGCTAAAAAGGGTGTTTGTGTACTGAAAGACTGTTCTATGCTTATTATGGATGAG GCTGACAAGCTCTTGTCTCCAGAGTTCCAACCTTCAATAGAGCATCTGATCCGCTTTTTGCCTGCAAATCGGCAGATTCTTATGTATTCCGCTACCTTTCCTGTAACTGTGAAGGACTTCAAAGATAGATATCTTCACAAGCCCtatattataaacttaatgGACGAGCTCACCCTAAAGGGTATCACCCAATTCTATGCATTTGTTGAAGAGAGACAAAAAGTTCACTGCCTTAATACTCTTTTCTCCAAG CTGCAAATTAACCAATCGATTATCTTCTGCAATTCGGTAAATCGAGTCGAGTTGTTAGCCAAGAAAATAACAGAACTTGGTTATTCTTGTTTCTATATTCATGCGAAGATGCTGCAAGATCATCGTAACAGAGTATTTCATGACTTCCGAAATGGTGCATGTAGAAATCTTGTTTGTACTG ATTTATTTACAAGAGGAATAGACATTCAAGCAGTAAACGTTGTTATTAACTTCGATTTCCCCAAGAATTCAGAGACATATCTACACAGG GTTGGACGTTCTGGAAGGTTTGGACACCTTGGGTTGGCTGTGAATTTAATCACCTATGAGGATCGTTTCAATCT GTACAGGATTGAGCAAGAACTTGGAACAGAAATAAAACAAATACCACCCCATATTGACCAGGCAATCTACTGCCGGTAA